The segment GCGATAACTAAAATTCATTAGAACAAACAAATTATAAAAAAGATTGAAATAGGAAGAAataatcaaaaaatgaaaaatctttCTTAATAAACCTTGGACCAAGCTTCCAAACATTACTTGCCTATTAAATAACAAATTCACTGTCTACATAATGTTCTACACACTTAACTAAACATATTAAACACACCACAACACATTGAAATTATCATATCAACCAAAGCCCCAAATAAActgaattgaaaaaaattatttgctGAAACTAGTGAACAACAAAACCCACCCCATTTCAAGTAAAAGTTTAGATTCATAGTTCAAATTATATAATTTGTACTTCCCTTTAAGCACTTAAATTTATAAGCATATCTTAGCTATAGAAAAACAAGTCACCTTTGCAGTtaacttaaaaaataatttagGTGTGCAACAAAACATTTTCATTTGGGAAAAGTAATCAAGACTTAATGAATCTTTCTTCTTTGACATTCAAAAGTtctaggaaatcaaaatttgaaaacattagAAACCTAATAATAACAATTTTATCTCTCGCAAAAAGCTCCAATTACCTAGCTGAAtgataaaacatgtaaaattttaaaattatattctcCTTCTCCCCAACAATAAAATGACTAGTGGTTTTAATTCAATGCCTTGTTCATCTTCTTGAGCTTGCAATTATTATCACGTGATGAATATTACTAGTTTCCTATTACAAATCGCTTACAAACTATGTGGTATTCTCCTACTTAGTCCAGGAATTCCTTCAACTATAATACTCCAACTAACAACAACTAATCAAAATAGAGTCAAACACATCAATGAAAATATGAACAAAGATTagcttttaaaaattatataatgcaAAGAGATCAAGCTTCGAACGCATTGCATGTCATGCCTAATGGGTGTAAATTAGAGTTTTTTAAATATGACACAATGTAGGAAAATGCATTCAACCAACACGGTAAATGACCAAaacaataaataccaaattagAAACAAATACATACCCTTAATTTGTTAAAATTTATCAACTATTTTAATTAGAGACTAAAATTGACTAATGTTGATCAACGAGTGAAGCGAAAAGTTTTCAatgtaatgtttttattttaattacattttaaatttaattttcaactaaagaaatgtTAATACTAAAAAATTATTAGTAGATTAATCCAAGTCCAATAGTAATTCAAATTATGAGTCTCTAATTATAAAAAAACATACAATCTATTTCTGGTAGACTTCTTAGAATTTTTTTAGCCCATTATAAAGAAACCATATGGCATTAAAGGAAAAAAAGGGATGGAGGTCCAACATATAGCCCATTATAAAGAAACCATATGGcattaaaagaaaaggaaaagaaaaaaaaaagaataaggcTCAAGGTTGCATTGTCTTAGCATTCTATTGCATTGTTTTGTTACACTTACAACTACTTTTATTCTTGTTTAAATTTTTTCTAGTGCTTCAGTGATGGTTTCAAAACcctaaaaccaattttttttttttttttggtattgtaGAAATAAACACCTAACTACAACTTCAAAGGAAAAATTACAAACCCTAAACAAatgtatttaaataaaaaaaatcaaactaaaagaagaagaaaaataacaaTAAACATTACTTAAATGCTAGTTAAACTTTTTCGCCACAATTGCTCAAAAAATCTTAAATTATTCTCCTAAATCTCTTTAAAACATGAAAATACTTAGCACAAATTTCAATGGAAATGAAATTGTAGTGAACATAATCATTCTCATAGCACAATTTTTTTCTAGGAATATTTATAttcaattatattaatttttttctaGTCCATTTTTATTctcttataatatttattcaattattttcaatagctcaaccaaaaatataatagaattgtatcaaatcaaaaaagtgataaaggagggttgtgacaaagatCTCCACTCACAAAATTTTGTTCACTCAAACTTTATAAAAAAAGGAAGTGCTCAATGAAATCAATGGCACTTCCAAAAAAAATGTCTTAAAGTAATTTATAGAGACCTAAGCAAATTGCAATTAATAgaagagattgatgtaaataccttcgaAACAAGCAGTCACCTCAAATCTTGTCGAACTTAGTTTTTCCTGCAAATGTTGATGGAATGAGTGTTTATTAAATTTCTAGGTGGTGGTAGTAGGAATGTATTAATTTGCAAACATCTTTTGAAACGATTGAATGTAATTGAGAACATAAATGCCTGTACATAGTTCAAAAATGTTTCATGATCAAACAACTAACAAAACATGTCTAGGGTGCATTATGTTAACACTGATTAGATCAGGAACAATGATTCTGTTTGCGAGACATGATTTATCTCATTTTAAAAGAGAGTAGATGTGAGAAGTGAGAGGCTGGTGAGTTGGCCTATTTTTAAACCCAATACTATGCAGTTTGCCCACATTGCCCAAAATTGTTTAAACGTTACTTGTTTCAAACATGGACAAGAACAATTGCTTCTTTCAAATATCAGCAGGAACAGTTGGTTTTTTCAAATGTCTACAAACAAAAAGAAGATGTAAGGACCAATTTTGAAGTGTGAGACAAAATTGTCAAGCTCATCATATGCAGGCTTTTTTGCAACTGTAGCCTATTGACTAATTAATCCTTATAACCCCCAAAAGTAATTCATTTAAGTATTTAATCATTTTAGGCACCTTAGGTACAAGGTTAGGAAAATCCAACCTTTAAAACTTTCCATTCTCTCTCCAACAAGATATTATACCAATATGcccattaaattattttaattaaatcagcACAACatttcttaaattaattaaatatggcATAACATTACACCAGAGCTGTGAATCTAGTTTAAATGCACATTAAAATCAAAATTGGCTGCAGATGAGTGATGATAACCAAACAAAATCGAGACACTTAGTATAAATAAATTctctctccaagaatcttggagagcaCACTGAAAGTCAAAGATAACCTCGGAAAGTACCCTCCAAGTCCTCTAGGCCATCCAAACTTGTTGGTAACATCAAAAAACTACTCTGATATGGTCGATACACACGCATAATATTAGAGCCAACTACAAAGCTAGAGAacatgaaaatggggacattataatTCTCCCTTCCATAAGATttatttgtgtaatgtcccctttatttggacattaaatttaattaaataagaaaaatttaagttgtcaaaattaaataaatttaataacaacttaatttaattatctaATAAGGTTATTAAAAACACGTTAATTTAAAGATTCACTTTATTATTTCCTATTTTAAAAACACAAATATTAAAAGGTAAGAGAATTTTAAAAGGGTTTCTAGAAGCTCCTTTGGCGAGTTATAAAAAGACACTTTGAGTCTCTATTGGGTATGCTTAGTTTATTATTTCTCTAGTATAGCTCCAAAAGCTTTTGGATTTCAGTTGACAATCCCTAGGATGGAAATTCTTAGGTTTGGAGGAATTGGATGAAAACCTAGTTTCATTCTTGATGTAGATTCATTTAGTATTCGCGGTTGCATTGTATTGATCAGATTTTCAAAGGTTTTTTAGTGATTTCTTAGTGGGTTTGCAAATAACTTTGATAAATATATGAAGTCCTTTTAACAAAAAAATTTGCAAGTAGGAGATTAATACTGCTTTTTTCTCTATTTATTCCATGAGCATTATATTAGCTTTGGTAATGATAtactttcaatatgaatgaatcgaTTCATAAAGTCCAAAGATGACTAAAAAGCTTCAATATTTAATTTGAGCATATGGAATATTGTTAATGCCTTGGCAAGAGTTTGTGAGGTTCTAAATACATGATTTGATTGTATTATAAGTCTAAGGCTTTTGTTTGAGGCATGAGATTTATTTAATCTTTTGGTGGTTTATAAATACATTAGAATCACACCCAATGTTTGGCATTGAAATTACCTATGGTTTGACATGGTGAGAAAGTTATAAGAATGTGGAATTTAATCAAGTGTTTTCTCTTTTTAGTTCTATAACATCTCGAGGTATGCTAATTGCATCTTGTGCATAGATACCAACCCAAATAGTGAATTCACCATATTGATGTTGTGCTACAGTGATTTTATGTGGCCCCCATTAAGAGTACATTAGAATCACACCTAGTATTTGGCATTGAAATTAGTTATGGTTTGACATGGTGAGAAAGTTTTAATAATGTGCAATTTATTGACGTAGATTCATTTAGGATTCGCGGTTGCATTGTATTGATCAGATTTTCAAAGGTTTTCTAGAGATTTCTTAGTGGGTTTGCaaataagtttgataaatataagaAGTCCTTTTAACAGAAAAATATGTAGGTAGGAGATTAATactatttttttctctatttattcCATGAGCATTATATTACCTTTGGTAATGATAtactttcaatatgaatgaatcgaTTCATAAAGTCCAAAGATGACTAAAAagctttaatatttaatttgagcatATGGAATATTGTTAATGCCTTGGCAAGAGTTTGTGAGGTTCTAAATACATGATTCGATTGTATTATAAGTCTAAGGCTTTTGTTTGAGGCATGAGATTTATTTAATCTTTTGTTGGTTTATAAATACATTAGAATCACACCCAATGTTTGGTATTGAAATTACCTATGGTTTGACATGGTGAGAAAGATATAAGAATGTGGAATTTAATCAAGTGTTATCTCTTTTTAGTTCTATAACATCTCGAGGTATGATAATTGCATCTTGTGCATAGATACCAACCCAAATAGTGAATTCACCATATTGATGTTGTGCTACAGTGATTTTATGTGGCCCCCATTAATAGTACATTAGAATCACACCTATTATTTGGCATTGAAATTACTTATGGCTTGACATGGTGAGAAAGTTTTAATAATGTGGAATTTATTCAAGTATTATCTCTTTTTAGTTCTACAACATCTTGACATATGCTTATTCCATCTTGTTCATAGATATTAACCCAAATAGTGAATTCACCATGTTGATGTTGTGCTATAGTAATTTTATGTGGGCCACATTAAGAGTACACTTGATGATACTTATATATTCAATCAAAATGGTATGCACCCCAACAAATATAGACCGTGCATTAGTACTCCCTTTCTTGTTGTAAACCGACAAGTTCAGTTGTCAACCCATGATAATTCAATCTATAATAGAACATTACAAGAAGTAAAGATTCAATGATCTTGGGTGGGTCAATAGACAACTCAATTGTCTCCACCTCATAGGACCACGAACAACACCTTAATCCCACATCCCATTGGTGTCATCAAAAACTAGATGTCACCTCATCATCCAACTCAAAGAGTGGATTATTGAAAGTCAAATTAGCACTCATAACAAACAATGGGCTATCAATAAACTTAAAAGTTATTACCACTTTCTAATTCAAACCAACCATCCTAACGTCCAAAATTTCAACATGTCAAATTAGGACTCTACTTGAAGCAAAAGTCTTcttggatttattcaagatcttcaaTCACCTACTTGAGTTCCTTTGCCCTTTCTTTCTTTTCCCACTCCGTGAACTCTTCAGTAACAACAAGCTAATATTTTGCTTCTAGAGGAATCGTTTGTGTATTCTACAAGGCCTCCTTACTATCCTTAAGGTCCAAGGCGAGCTTATTAACTTCATCTTATTTAATTTTCAATGAATTAGCAAAAGCTTCAGTAATTTTTATGATTCCATCTCTCTCTAAAAGTAATTGTAACCATATTTGATGGACTGTAAAGCTTCTTTTACCACTCATAAATTTGCAAGAATAAATTTACCTTCCATCCCCAAATGTCTTTTCTAAATTAGGTCCTTCGAATAGAGGACTTCCGTGATCTTGTGAGTGTCATAAAAATAGAATAAGGGTACCAGAATTATATCCTCACTGACCTTCAAAAAATTCTTCAGACTATGTGTCTCAAAACTAGCATCTTGAAAAGAATTTTCTAATTGGTCCTCCAAATCCGCCACCTTAATGTCATACTCTTTACATAGTTTAGGCTCACAAGTTAGAACAATCCCTTGGTCAAAATAAAATTCATCAACTACTGCAATATTCTTACCTTCAATTTATaatgtaatatttaattttatttatcgaTTGGACCACATATGTGATTGAGTGTCCAAGCGTCTTGACATGTGAAACATCACTTCTATTTTTTTACTATCTATTTTTTGTGGAATCTTCTATTCTGTAAACCAAAAGAAATTATATACTTTTTAGTCAACTAGTTTTTAAACTTCTCAATTCTCTACTCTACTAATTTTTATGAGAACTCACAAGCTATATGTGAGACATCTTGTTCCTTTCTAAAaatggccaaaatttgaaattgtAACTACttagagattcatcatcttcattTGAAATCAAGCAAAAAATAGTTAACATGGATGCCTTAACATTTTATGCATGACGTTTTTTTATTTCGGTAAAGAATCATTGGAACATTCAAAGAATTAAATTATTGCACTTGAGATCAATAAAAATAGCAAATGATCTCACCTTATCCATAACTTTTAAAATTTGagccctcttatcaaaagaagggctTCTGGTACCACACAACCCATGAAATCCTTTAATAATAATCTATAAAATTATCATCATTATATCATTATCATATAGTGTTATATGAATTGTAATTCTTAAGAACTCATTGATACAAGAGGCAAATTCAAGTCTTAATCCTAATGAGGATGTTCCATAAGCTTCCATTGGACCAATTCAACATCCTGCAATATAATTGTTCTACCTTAGACAAACACAATTCCAATTACATCAGCTTAATAAGAAAATTATCTAGAAATTGGAGACTCCAACTTTATTTCAATCATTAAGAGCCAAATTTCCACTTTTCTTTCCATAATTTCctaggttgaatacacttcattgaatcattgaaaTATTTTGATAAGTGACCCACAATCTAATTTTCTTTAGATGCAATAATATACCAAGTTTGAATGTTATCCAAAATGTCATGCAACTCAAGAAACTTTAATAGATGGTAGTCTCCCAACAGGTTGGCAAGACCACTAGCTCTAATACCTATGTAAGATACCACCTTAGATGTAGCaactcttttttttaattttccccAATTTTAGAGAATTGTCATTGGgacaaatattttgcatgcattttatggaaGAGTTTTCATATTGAGGTATTTGGTGATATTTTGTTGATTAGAAAGCAACATATATGTTGTTAATGAACTTCTTTCATGAGTACTTTATTTTGATTTGTTTGTCTCCATATTTGTAACATATTGTATCATTTAGTAAAAAAACATCATATTTTCTAGTTCATATTGTATCATTCAGTATATTTGTTAAAAAGAAAGGTGTCACTCTAATGGATTACAAGCAAGTCTAGAATCAGACTGCCTAACTATATTTTCTACTGATATCCTATCTCATAAGGAGGAAATTGAGGATGAACTCTTGGTTTAGATGTAGGAGAGGTTATAGTCAGGCAAAGGGAAGCAATTCTCCTTCAATCTCAATGGAAGATTAGTGCATTTACATGCTTTTATATTGCCATCTGAATGACTCTATTTTTTGGGTGTTTTTCAAATTAGTTTTTGGCTGCTATGAGGCTCCATTTTTTAGTGCCATAGGATGTAATCATATGTAATCATAGAATATGGCTGTTAAGGAACTCTTTTTGGCTAATGTAAAGATTGTGGACATGTTTACCATGAGCTAGGTATACATAGTTATTGAATCTTTTTATGCAGCTTTATTTCTCTTCATATGTAAGTCTCTGTGTCTGGAATATGATAGGGTATGGGATGCCATCATATGGCTGCAAGGAATATTTCTACTCTATTAGAGTTTTTTAGTGTGTATATTATAGTGTATttggatatttttataaaaaaataatatatatgcaATAATAATTTATCTATGTAATCCAGTAATTGTAGCTACAAATACTCATAGTTAATAGAGGCCTTAATGCTATTAGAATATTCCATATTTTATATATAGTTTTGAAACATAATTTGCATGGAACTCATTTATTGTTGGATTTGTTAATTGAACGTCATAGGCCTACACATTGTGTACATCTAAACAAGGTGTTTTTGCTTGATCTATTAGGTCAGGGCAGCTAAGTGAAATATTACTCATAAATCTTGAATGGAACTTCTAGGAAGTTAATTCCATTTGATTGATGTGCATGGATCACTTGATAGTGTAGTGTAGTCGATTGCTTACAAATACAATTTCACACTCACTTTGGACCCACTTTGGACGTTATGTTCAGTTCATGAATGATTGTGCTTAGTTTCAGGAATGTTTTTGAAAACTAGGAGCAGTTCGCTACTCATGAGCGTTGTTCGCGTCTAAATTGTGTGCAGTTTGAGTGTTGTTGGATAGTAGTCCTCGTGTCTCACAAATTTGTTCCAATCGCTCTATGAGTCCTTCAAAGGTGAAATCTAGATTCCATGAGGCATTCTCATAGTTTGATACCATCCCATAAGTTTTATAAATAGCAACGTTTTAAAATACTCATATACATCTTGTGTATTTTTTAATTGTACTTTCAATAAGTTAAATGATTTATTTCTTAGTCCAACATTTACTTTTATGGTTCTTCCTTCAAGTGGAGCTTGATACTCATTTTGCACAAAAAATAGACATAATAGTATGTAATATTTAAAGGGGAGGAGGATAGTGAATAGATCATGGTTTTATTTATATACATCCTACAATTTGCTACTCAAACACTAGCTTATTTCTATTTTAGGCTAACTTTTATGTATAAAAATCTGATTCGTTCTTAAATTTTTTATCCTACTAGAATTGAAACTTTTAGGGTCCTATTTCCAAAAGTCCTCTATGATCTCTAGGTTGAATTACGTTAACTTGAATCTTAGGAGGTTCAAGATTTGCTTCCCATTTTTTTATTGTACTCCCATCCAAATAGAAGTGGATCTAAAATAAAGAATGTTTCCTTTTTAAAAACTCCATACATATTGAGTAATATTGCTAAGTTATTGTAAAAATTCTATGGATAACAATCTATCTATGAGAAATTTGGTAAGCTGAAAGGGTTACTCAGAATTGTGCAATATTATCATTGTATGTTGTTGTCTAAGGAACGAGTCCAAAAAACTAAAAAGTATTAGTAGATTTTGGAGATTGCATGTGTCCAAACCAAATCTATGGTCATCTTTAGCAAGTCCATGAAATTTCGTATGTAGGCTGATTGCAAAAATACTAGGCAAAAAGTGGcattttaataaatgattaaatatataAGAAAGAAATAATACTTAAGAAATTATTGTCCAATAAAATTGGCTATTTGATATTGTATTATAGTTTCCTTGGATTATACATAATTGATTTCAAGGATTTGGTATTCAGCTCATGTAAAGCTTCTAACATAAAATCATACACTTGTCATTCACGATTTAGtcaaaaaatgaaatcaagaataaaaaatgcatcctttatattttgttgatagttgataagattgattggtaaAGAAGGAAGCTCAATATTTTCACCATCCCAATTTAGTTCCTTATCAAGAAAGCTAACTTGATTCTTTGTAGTCCCTTAGGTCTTCTTCAAGCTCTTATAAATTAAATGCGATGCCTCCCCATCATGGGGAAGTTGCGGCATTACCATAGTAGCCTCCACAATAATTATCACATCCCTAGACAATCATTGTTTTAGAATTATAACGTGTTGGATGTATACTTGTATAATCTTAAAGTATGGGTGCAATTGAGCGACAATAAAGTGTGCTAGTGTAGAGCTATATACCTAGAAACCAAATATTTGGTAATCTCATAATTATAGATAGTATGGCATGCATACATGCAATCCTCAACTAAAGTTCTCggtagatttagatagcactagaaCATTGATATTGTCACTAATTCTGAGGATTAGAGAAAGATTTGAGAACTTACCCTTGTTGactatttttacaaattttgtatGAAGACATTTCGGGCTACAACAGAACTAAGTTGTATTATCTCTTGTTTAATAGCAATGTTCATAATTAAAATCAATACTGATTTACGCGTACTTTTATTATTTATCAGATTACTGATGACACGTGATTGTTTTCTATGACAATCAAAAACTAACCTGTATCATCCACAGCTATGAACTCCTGCATAGTTGATTTCATTTCACGCTTAAGGTTATGCtttgaatttaaattaattcaataatGAATGTGACAACATGTTAAATATATACATCCAGATAAAAAGAATAATTCAATACACAACACAGTTGTGGTGACATTGCAGCGCAGAACGTTGGACGTTGATGTCATCTGGAGTTGAGTGAGACATGAATTATTCCTCTTCTGATGGCTGCGTCCATTTGCCATCTGGACCTTTAACGAGGCCCTTGTTCTGTTCCTGCCACCATTTTGGAGGGATTTCATATTTCTCGCGCAATAAATCGCAGCTCTTATTAACCAGAGCATGATCTCTTCCACTCCAAGAAAACGGCTGCTTACTTCCAACGTACCCGTCCAGTAAATGCAAGTAAAGCTCTAAATTATGAAAGTAGGCAAGATTATGGGTGTGCTGAATGAATGGAGAATTGTTGTGTAAAGGAAGCACGACGCCAACATGAAAGTGTGTCCACGGAAGCCAATGCAGCAATTTGCTGAGGCATCCCACGTTCTCGTTCATACAAACTCCGGGTACTTTGGGAACCAGGTCACGCTTGTTCACAAACCTCAGCACTTTCACTGCAATCTCCTCCACTCGTTTAGCAAACGCAGGATTTCCCACCCGGGGAGAGGCAAAAGCGAAGACGGTGACGGGAATTTGATGAAAGTTATGCTTGGTGCAAAGCATTTGTTTGATATCATAAGCGCTCAAGGTTGCAAGAGCAGCTCCTAAGCTGTGTCCCGTAAATGTTATGCTTAAATTGTCCATCTCTTTTTCATAAACTCGAATCAATCGTTCTATCTCTGAGACTACCAAATCTCTGGTGCTGATGTTCACAGTGGTTCCTGCAGCGCCTTGATGGTGACGGACAGTTGAAGTATAGCAGCTCAGGAATCCTCTCTCAATTAGTACTCCATCCGCGAAATGATGCTCTTGGTCTTTGCCTGTCCTCTTGCATCTCTAGGATAATCTTGTAGGTACAAGAATATCTCTCAGGTCTTCTATCCATTCTTCAGCAGTCTGAGTTCCTCTCCATGCAATCACTATGTCTCGTTGTCCAAGCCTTCTTATCTCATTTTGATCCGTGCAAACTGCAATAAAACCCAACCAAACACCTTGGTCTTTTGGTTTCTCACCAAAAACTTCATTCAACAGATTAGTATTGGCGTAAACATATTTAGTGACTTGGTAGCCACTTTCAGACATGCCCATCTTATTGAACAGATATCTTTTACTGTGATAACATGTGCCGTAGTTTTTGGAGTAGCTTTTGCCATCAATTGCGTCGTAACAAAGCTGTGCCAAATTCCCATATCTGAGAGCTTCAGCTTTCAAATTGGGAACCATGGGATCAAGCAAACCATTCCAATTATGGGCACCTTGTATATCTTGTGAGGAAGCAAAGGTGTGTGGAAACGCTTCctatgctaatcttgagaggacggttatgcaactttcaacttaagtattactaagatatcaagaaatgcacaataaagcataaacaaaatagcaatgaacacataacatagtgattaccgtggggaaacccttatgggagaaaaaccccaccctccaaaactcgcacaatgtattatcaaatcaagctgattacaatacacttgcaatgcaagttcttacaggagcgcatcaccacaactcgaactcagagagactccttctagcatccagtcttgcaaaagACTCAATTATCAAACTCTgccccaagccctccttttatagtgattttacaatctcgaaaccacttgtggttttacaaaaccatgggcttaaccaccatgccacatggtgcccatttttgacatttacatttccaaaatggaaaaacaatcaggttaaaatagtaatcccgtccataattttgtcccctagcttagaccctcttaaaagtcacaaaatgagtcattaaggctctaaaaatggcccacctatattctactatggaaaagactcatttttaacaactcactaaccattttccaatgcataaacatttggaaaactacctcaaacaaattctggaattttccagaaaaagactgcaaggttgagacacatgtttctcaacataTCTCTCCATACGTCACATAGCTGAGGCTGCGTTGAGTAAGTTTGGGAACTGGGTAATAATACAGCATTATCTTCAAGTAGGGGCAATGGA is part of the Cryptomeria japonica chromosome 10, Sugi_1.0, whole genome shotgun sequence genome and harbors:
- the LOC131079650 gene encoding phospholipase A1-Igamma1, chloroplastic-like — its product is MVPNLKAEALRYGNLAQLCYDAIDGKSYSKNYGTCYHSKRYLFNKMGMSESGYQVTKYVYANTNLLNEVFGEKPKDQGVWLGFIAVCTDQNEIRRLGQRDIRCKRTGKDQEHHFADGVLIERGFLSCYTSTVRHHQGAAGTTVNISTRDLVVSEIERLIRVYEKEMDNLSITFTGHSLGAALATLSAYDIKQMLCTKHNFHQIPVTVFAFASPRVGNPAFAKRVEEIAVKVLRFVNKRDLVPKVPGVCMNENVGCLSKLLHWLPWTHFHVGVVLPLHNNSPFIQHTHNLAYFHNLELYLHLLDGYVGSKQPFSWSGRDHALVNKSCDLLREKYEIPPKWWQEQNKGLVKGPDGKWTQPSEEE